The Pseudomonas fluorescens genome includes a window with the following:
- a CDS encoding MATE family efflux transporter gives MSNLTTDWRDRLTHRRVWALAAPMILSNISVPLVALVDSTVIGHLPHAHQLGAVAVGASLYTVLAWAMGFLRMGTTGFAAQAAGRGDGAALRQVLLQGLLLAMGLAVLLGAVGVPLSDVALHFMQPSAELNQLTRDFFHTRLFGLPAALASYALVGWFLGAQNARAPLAILLVTNLVNIALNLWFVIGLDWGVTGSARASVIAEWTGALVGLALARHTLRAWPGQIAWAALGLWQSWRPLLAVNRDIFIRSLVLQAVFFLITVQGARLGDATVAANALLLNGLLLTAHALDGLAHAVEALCGHAIGARDRLALRRSLVVACGWSLIASLGFALLFLLAGHLFIDMQTDIPDVRATAYHYLPYLAALPLIAVWSYLLDGLFIGATRAREMRNGMLLTLLLVLPIAWALQGLGNHGLWITFLLFMALRSLTLGAFAWHLQRHDRWLGASAH, from the coding sequence ATGTCCAACCTGACCACCGACTGGCGCGACCGCCTTACCCATCGCCGGGTCTGGGCGCTGGCTGCGCCAATGATTCTCTCGAACATTTCCGTACCGCTGGTGGCCTTGGTGGACAGTACCGTCATCGGCCATTTGCCCCATGCCCATCAGTTGGGCGCGGTAGCGGTCGGGGCGAGTTTGTATACGGTGCTGGCGTGGGCCATGGGTTTCCTGCGCATGGGCACCACCGGGTTCGCCGCCCAGGCTGCCGGGCGCGGTGATGGGGCGGCGTTGCGACAAGTGCTGCTGCAAGGGCTGTTGTTGGCAATGGGGTTGGCGGTACTGCTCGGTGCCGTCGGCGTGCCATTGAGCGACGTGGCGTTGCACTTCATGCAGCCGTCCGCCGAGCTCAACCAGTTGACCCGTGACTTCTTCCACACCCGGCTCTTCGGCTTGCCGGCGGCGCTGGCCAGCTATGCGCTGGTAGGCTGGTTCCTCGGTGCCCAGAATGCCCGAGCCCCGCTGGCGATCCTGTTGGTGACCAACCTGGTCAACATCGCCCTCAACCTGTGGTTCGTGATCGGCCTGGACTGGGGCGTGACCGGTTCGGCCCGGGCGTCGGTCATTGCCGAGTGGACCGGTGCGCTGGTCGGCCTGGCCCTGGCTCGTCACACACTCCGCGCCTGGCCTGGACAGATTGCCTGGGCCGCCCTGGGGTTATGGCAGAGCTGGCGTCCGCTACTGGCGGTGAACCGGGACATTTTCATCCGCAGCCTGGTGCTGCAAGCGGTGTTTTTCCTGATCACCGTGCAAGGCGCACGCCTCGGGGACGCGACCGTGGCGGCCAATGCCCTGCTGCTCAACGGCCTGTTGCTGACAGCCCACGCCCTGGACGGCCTGGCCCATGCCGTCGAAGCGCTGTGCGGCCATGCCATTGGCGCCCGCGACCGCCTGGCGCTGCGTCGCTCGCTGGTGGTGGCGTGCGGCTGGTCGTTGATCGCCAGCCTGGGCTTTGCACTGCTATTCCTGCTCGCCGGCCACCTGTTCATCGACATGCAGACCGACATTCCTGACGTGCGCGCCACCGCTTATCACTACCTGCCCTACCTGGCCGCCTTGCCGCTGATTGCGGTCTGGAGTTACTTGCTCGACGGGCTGTTCATTGGCGCCACCCGTGCCCGGGAAATGCGCAACGGCATGCTGCTGACCCTGCTGCTGGTGTTGCCCATCGCCTGGGCGCTGCAAGGGCTGGGCAACCATGGGCTATGGATAACCTTCCTGCTGTTCATGGCCCTGCGCAGCCTGACCCTCGGCGCTTTCGCCTGGCACTTGCAGCGGCACGATCGCTGGCTCGGCGCATCAGCCCACTAA
- a CDS encoding DUF2333 family protein yields MLDWKNRAGSAPERAAEPKSDTRSYLGGLFFSRALATLIGLYLLVTIAVGWYWSQEPALFPVQQNAQAAAEKDGRQMVVGYTTVETLKTVAGTLLSKPGGYISNDRFPPGLWMDNMPSWEYGVLVQVRDLSRALRKDFARSQSQSAEDADLAKAEPRFNFDNRSWVLPSSESEYQEGINSLSRYQARLSDPSQKSALFYARADNLNNWLGDVGTRLGSLSQRLSASVGRVKLNTSLKTEVPAPGQVPQVDEEVVETPWLQIDNVFYEARGQAWALSHLLRAIEVDFADVLAKKNATVSVRQIIRELEASQEPVWSPMILNGSGFGVLANHSLVMANYISRANAAVIDLRQLLNQG; encoded by the coding sequence ATGCTGGACTGGAAAAACCGCGCGGGCAGCGCGCCTGAACGTGCCGCCGAGCCGAAATCGGACACCCGCAGCTACCTGGGTGGGCTTTTTTTCAGCCGCGCACTGGCGACGCTGATCGGCCTTTACCTGCTGGTGACCATTGCCGTCGGCTGGTATTGGAGCCAGGAGCCCGCGCTGTTCCCGGTGCAGCAGAACGCCCAGGCCGCGGCCGAGAAAGATGGCCGGCAGATGGTGGTGGGCTACACCACGGTCGAGACGCTCAAGACGGTGGCCGGGACCCTGCTGAGCAAGCCGGGTGGCTACATCTCCAACGACCGCTTCCCACCTGGCCTGTGGATGGACAACATGCCGAGCTGGGAATACGGCGTGCTGGTGCAGGTCCGCGACCTGAGCCGTGCCCTGCGCAAGGACTTCGCCCGTTCCCAGTCCCAGTCCGCCGAGGACGCCGACCTGGCCAAGGCCGAACCGCGCTTCAATTTCGACAACCGCAGTTGGGTACTGCCCTCCAGCGAATCTGAATACCAGGAAGGCATCAATTCCCTGAGCCGCTATCAGGCGCGTCTGTCCGACCCAAGCCAGAAAAGCGCGCTGTTCTACGCCCGCGCCGACAACCTGAACAACTGGCTCGGGGATGTCGGCACTCGCCTGGGTTCGTTGTCCCAGCGTCTGTCGGCCAGTGTTGGCCGGGTCAAGCTCAACACCTCGCTGAAAACCGAAGTCCCGGCCCCGGGCCAGGTGCCGCAGGTGGATGAAGAGGTGGTCGAGACCCCGTGGCTGCAAATCGATAACGTGTTCTATGAGGCTCGTGGCCAGGCATGGGCGTTGTCGCATCTGCTGCGCGCCATCGAAGTGGACTTCGCCGATGTCCTGGCGAAAAAGAACGCCACGGTCAGCGTGCGGCAGATCATCCGTGAACTGGAAGCGTCCCAGGAACCGGTCTGGAGCCCGATGATCCTCAACGGCAGCGGCTTCGGTGTATTGGCGAACCACTCGCTGGTCATGGCCAACTACATTTCCCGGGCCAACGCAGCGGTCATCGACTTGCGGCAACTGCTGAACCAGGGTTGA
- a CDS encoding MazG-like family protein — protein sequence MNLVELTERLHAIRDRNDWRQFHSPKNLAMAASVEMAELVEIFQWLTEDQSRQLPADKLAHAGQEVGDIVLYLLLLCSELGLDMDAVVRSKLADSERRFGQ from the coding sequence ATGAACCTTGTTGAACTGACCGAACGCCTGCATGCCATTCGTGACCGTAACGACTGGCGGCAATTCCACAGCCCGAAAAACCTCGCCATGGCCGCCAGTGTGGAAATGGCCGAACTGGTGGAGATTTTCCAATGGCTGACCGAGGACCAGTCGCGCCAGTTGCCGGCGGACAAACTGGCCCACGCCGGGCAGGAGGTCGGTGACATCGTGTTGTACCTGTTGCTGCTTTGCAGCGAACTGGGCCTGGACATGGACGCCGTGGTGCGCAGCAAACTGGCTGACAGCGAACGGCGGTTCGGCCAATGA
- a CDS encoding type VI secretion system Vgr family protein: MSDPASEPAFRLEIAGLPEPVDVVAFTGSEAISEPFVYEAQLSLRDANLDLAGLLYRSVWLSFGAPGRGVHGQLHELVQHSHGAGCRVRIGPKLACLAQRFSQRVFSARSVPQIIRQVLKAHDIIGRSLCLDLSGDYPLQDFCTQYRESDLQFLQRVCAQAGIHFHFEHTRDGHCLVFADNPHSFPPAGKAVYADDDPIAAVRSFSVQTDVSGEQVAQGRSDLMNLHGGQVLKLTGHPFADWNRRWLLTKVEHRAQAGVYGNHFRAIPRGVLFVPEEVPVKPRMVSRQRGWVVAVDEPSELGAGRVAVQFDWLYQGEGASPSHCWLPLAPELVPGVAGALSDGTEVLVSFIEGDPDRPMISAFLDAPASVESVDESSTGETRGPSVADPFLLSAIREAEPLVLLCLLPEGGPFSPCSQPLCTCRMLIRRGASVAR, translated from the coding sequence ATGTCCGATCCAGCCAGCGAGCCAGCCTTTCGTCTGGAGATAGCCGGTCTGCCCGAGCCTGTTGACGTCGTGGCCTTCACGGGTAGCGAAGCGATCAGCGAACCCTTCGTCTATGAAGCGCAGCTGTCGTTGCGCGACGCGAACCTGGACCTGGCGGGCCTGTTGTACCGCAGCGTCTGGTTGAGTTTCGGGGCCCCGGGCCGAGGTGTTCATGGGCAGCTTCATGAGTTGGTCCAACACAGTCATGGCGCCGGCTGCCGGGTGCGTATCGGGCCGAAGCTGGCCTGTCTGGCGCAGCGATTCAGCCAGCGGGTTTTCAGCGCCCGTTCGGTGCCGCAGATCATTCGCCAGGTGCTCAAGGCCCATGACATCATTGGCCGCAGCCTGTGCCTGGATTTGAGTGGCGATTATCCACTGCAGGATTTCTGTACCCAGTATCGAGAGTCGGACCTGCAGTTCCTGCAGCGCGTATGCGCCCAGGCGGGTATCCACTTTCATTTCGAACACACCCGGGACGGGCATTGCCTGGTGTTCGCTGATAATCCACACAGTTTTCCCCCTGCCGGTAAGGCGGTCTACGCGGACGACGACCCGATTGCCGCGGTGCGGTCCTTCAGTGTGCAAACCGATGTGTCGGGGGAGCAGGTCGCCCAGGGGCGCAGCGACTTGATGAACCTGCACGGTGGTCAGGTGCTGAAGCTGACGGGCCATCCATTTGCCGACTGGAACCGGCGCTGGCTGCTGACGAAGGTCGAGCACCGCGCACAGGCGGGGGTGTACGGCAATCATTTCAGGGCCATTCCCCGGGGCGTGCTGTTTGTGCCGGAGGAGGTCCCGGTAAAACCGCGCATGGTGAGCCGGCAACGTGGCTGGGTCGTGGCGGTGGACGAGCCGTCGGAGCTGGGAGCGGGGCGCGTGGCGGTGCAGTTTGACTGGCTCTACCAGGGCGAAGGCGCGAGCCCCAGTCATTGCTGGCTGCCTTTGGCGCCCGAACTGGTCCCGGGCGTGGCGGGCGCCTTGAGTGACGGCACCGAGGTGCTGGTGAGCTTTATCGAAGGCGATCCGGATCGGCCAATGATCAGTGCATTTCTGGATGCGCCTGCCTCAGTAGAGAGTGTGGATGAGTCATCCACAGGCGAAACGCGTGGGCCATCGGTTGCCGATCCGTTTCTGTTGTCTGCAATCCGGGAGGCCGAGCCGCTGGTCTTGTTGTGCTTGTTGCCCGAAGGCGGGCCTTTCAGCCCCTGCTCCCAGCCACTGTGCACCTGCCGTATGCTCATACGGCGTGGCGCGAGTGTCGCTCGATGA
- a CDS encoding methyltransferase — protein sequence MSDRHFDQLATRFAEKIYGGAKGAIRLAVLQADLLEALPQRPLRVLDIGAGLGHMSLWLAERGHQVTLAEPAEPMLEGARQRFAEAGQSATFIQAPWQDLLGQLTEPYDLVLCHAVLEWLAEPHAILPVLHQLTVPGGWLSLAFYNRDALVYRNLLKGHFRKLRKNDMAGEKQSLTPQQPLDPRELAAQLEGLWQVENQSGVRVFHDYMPVEFQGRVELAQLLEMELAHRRHPAFAGLGRYLHWICRPV from the coding sequence ATGAGCGACCGTCATTTCGATCAGCTCGCCACGCGTTTTGCCGAAAAAATCTACGGTGGAGCCAAGGGCGCGATCCGCCTGGCGGTGCTTCAGGCCGATCTGCTGGAAGCCTTGCCACAGCGTCCATTGCGCGTGCTGGACATCGGCGCCGGCCTGGGCCACATGTCGTTGTGGCTGGCCGAACGCGGTCACCAGGTGACCCTGGCCGAGCCGGCCGAGCCCATGCTCGAAGGCGCCCGCCAGCGCTTTGCCGAGGCGGGCCAGAGCGCCACGTTCATCCAGGCGCCGTGGCAGGACCTGCTCGGCCAGCTCACCGAACCTTACGACCTGGTGTTGTGTCACGCGGTGCTGGAATGGCTGGCCGAACCTCACGCGATCCTGCCGGTGCTGCATCAACTCACGGTCCCTGGCGGCTGGCTGTCCCTGGCGTTCTACAACCGCGACGCGTTGGTCTATCGCAACCTGCTCAAGGGGCATTTTCGCAAGTTGCGCAAAAATGACATGGCCGGCGAAAAACAGAGCCTGACGCCGCAACAGCCTCTTGATCCACGAGAGTTGGCGGCGCAACTTGAAGGCCTGTGGCAGGTCGAAAACCAGAGTGGCGTGCGGGTTTTCCATGACTATATGCCGGTGGAGTTCCAGGGCCGCGTGGAGCTTGCGCAGTTGCTGGAAATGGAACTGGCCCACCGTCGCCATCCGGCGTTTGCCGGGTTGGGACGTTATCTGCACTGGATCTGCCGTCCAGTGTGA
- a CDS encoding NUDIX hydrolase produces the protein MSESPREVAHRVASDAELIAWVDEQDNLLGSLVRSELRERGLIGRGTYIMLFNSSGELCVHRRTLSKAIYPGFWDVAAGGMVQADETYAESAARELAEELGVSGVELTAHDHFYFEDPGSRLWCSAFSAVWDGPLVLQPEEVLEARFLPLEQVLDEIQRKPYCPDSLAALERYLRVHGGSVAKKL, from the coding sequence ATGAGCGAAAGCCCCCGGGAGGTCGCCCATCGAGTGGCCTCGGATGCCGAGCTGATTGCCTGGGTCGATGAGCAGGACAACCTGCTCGGCAGCCTGGTGCGTTCAGAGCTGCGCGAGCGTGGCCTGATCGGACGCGGCACCTACATCATGCTGTTCAATTCGTCCGGTGAGCTGTGTGTTCATCGGCGCACCCTGAGCAAGGCCATCTACCCTGGTTTCTGGGACGTGGCGGCGGGCGGCATGGTGCAGGCCGACGAGACCTACGCCGAATCGGCTGCCCGTGAACTGGCGGAAGAGCTGGGCGTGAGCGGCGTGGAACTGACCGCACACGACCATTTTTATTTCGAAGACCCTGGCAGTCGCCTGTGGTGCTCGGCGTTCTCGGCGGTGTGGGACGGCCCGCTGGTGCTGCAGCCTGAAGAAGTCCTCGAAGCGCGTTTCCTGCCCCTCGAACAGGTGCTTGATGAAATCCAGCGCAAGCCTTACTGCCCGGACTCTCTGGCGGCGCTTGAACGCTATTTGCGGGTCCATGGCGGCAGCGTCGCAAAGAAGCTATAA
- the speA gene encoding arginine decarboxylase — MSVRRTRKDDGSQWTVADSRSVYGIRHWGAGYFAINEAGRVEVRPNGPDSSPIDLFEQVDQLRQSGLSLPLLVRFPDILQDRVRQLTGAFDSNIARLEYQSKYTALYPIKVNQQEAVIENIIATQNVSIGLEAGSKPELLAVLALAPKGGTIVCNGYKDREFIRLALMGQKLGHNVFIVIEKESEVGLVIEEAATLKVKPQVGLRVRLSSLASSKWADTGGEKSKFGLSAAQLLSVVERFRAAGLDQGIRLLHFHMGSQIANLADYQHGFKEAIRYYGELRNLGLPVDHIDVGGGLGVDYDGTHSRNASSINYDMDDYAGVVVGMLKEFCDAQSLPHPNIFSESGRSLTAHHAMLVVQVTDVEKHNDDVPVIDNKQELPETVQWLVDLLGPTDIEMVTETYWRATHYMSDVATQYADGKLTLAEKALAEQCYFAVCRRLHNSLKARQRSHRQVLDELNDKLADKYICNFSVFQSLPDTWAIGQVLPILPLHRLDEEPLRRAVLQDLTCDSDGKIKQYVDEQSIETSLPVHALKPDEDYLLGIFLVGAYQEILGDMHNLFGDTDSVNIYQNADGSVYHAGIETHDTIEDMLRYVHLSPEELMTHYRDKCASARISAAERTQFLDALRLGLTRSSYLSS; from the coding sequence ATGTCCGTACGACGCACACGCAAAGACGATGGCAGCCAATGGACAGTTGCGGACAGCCGCAGTGTTTACGGGATTCGCCATTGGGGGGCCGGGTATTTCGCGATCAATGAAGCCGGTCGCGTCGAAGTCCGTCCGAACGGTCCCGACAGCTCGCCCATCGACCTGTTCGAGCAAGTCGATCAGTTGCGCCAGAGCGGCCTGTCGCTGCCCTTGCTGGTGCGCTTCCCCGACATCCTGCAAGACCGTGTGCGCCAGCTCACCGGCGCCTTCGACAGCAACATCGCGCGCCTGGAATACCAGAGCAAGTACACCGCGCTCTATCCGATCAAGGTCAACCAGCAGGAAGCGGTGATCGAGAACATCATCGCCACCCAGAACGTCTCCATCGGCCTGGAAGCCGGTTCCAAGCCGGAGCTGCTGGCGGTCCTGGCCCTGGCGCCGAAGGGCGGGACCATCGTCTGCAACGGCTACAAGGACCGCGAATTCATCCGTCTGGCGCTGATGGGCCAGAAGCTCGGTCACAACGTCTTCATCGTCATCGAGAAAGAGTCTGAAGTCGGCCTGGTGATCGAAGAGGCCGCGACGCTCAAGGTCAAGCCGCAGGTCGGCTTGCGCGTGCGCCTGTCGTCCCTGGCGTCGAGCAAGTGGGCCGATACCGGTGGCGAGAAGTCCAAGTTCGGCTTGTCGGCCGCGCAACTGCTGTCGGTGGTCGAGCGTTTCCGTGCTGCCGGCCTGGACCAGGGCATTCGCCTGCTGCACTTCCACATGGGTTCGCAGATCGCCAACCTGGCGGACTACCAGCATGGCTTCAAGGAAGCGATCCGTTACTACGGTGAGCTGCGCAACCTCGGCCTGCCGGTGGATCACATCGACGTCGGCGGTGGCCTGGGCGTGGACTACGACGGCACGCACTCGCGCAATGCCAGCTCGATCAACTACGACATGGACGATTACGCCGGTGTCGTGGTCGGCATGCTCAAGGAGTTCTGCGATGCCCAGAGCCTGCCGCATCCGAACATCTTCTCCGAAAGCGGCCGCTCGCTGACCGCTCACCACGCCATGCTGGTGGTGCAGGTGACCGACGTCGAGAAACACAACGACGACGTGCCGGTGATCGACAACAAGCAGGAACTGCCGGAAACCGTGCAATGGTTGGTTGACCTGCTGGGCCCGACTGATATCGAGATGGTCACCGAGACTTACTGGCGCGCCACCCACTACATGAGCGACGTGGCGACCCAATATGCCGACGGCAAGCTGACCCTGGCCGAAAAAGCCTTGGCCGAGCAATGCTATTTCGCGGTGTGCCGTCGCCTGCACAACTCGTTGAAGGCGCGCCAGCGCTCGCACCGCCAGGTACTGGATGAGCTCAACGACAAGTTGGCCGACAAATACATCTGCAACTTCTCGGTGTTCCAGAGCCTGCCGGACACCTGGGCCATCGGCCAGGTGTTGCCGATCCTGCCGCTGCATCGCCTGGACGAAGAGCCGCTGCGCCGCGCCGTGCTGCAAGACCTGACCTGCGACTCGGACGGCAAGATCAAGCAGTACGTCGACGAGCAGAGCATCGAGACCAGCCTGCCGGTTCACGCTCTCAAGCCGGATGAAGACTATCTGCTGGGCATCTTCCTGGTGGGCGCCTACCAGGAAATCCTTGGTGACATGCACAACCTGTTCGGTGACACCGACTCGGTGAACATCTACCAGAACGCCGATGGCAGCGTGTATCACGCCGGTATCGAAACCCACGACACCATCGAGGACATGCTGCGCTACGTGCACCTGTCGCCCGAGGAGTTGATGACTCACTACCGCGACAAGTGCGCCAGCGCCCGTATCAGCGCCGCCGAACGTACCCAGTTCCTCGATGCCTTGCGCCTGGGGCTGACGCGTTCGTCCTATCTGTCGTCTTGA
- a CDS encoding translation initiation factor Sui1: MAKKAASFAALGGLVFSTDAGRHCPDCRQPVDACICKQTAIPAGDGIARVRRESKGRGGKTVTTITGVPLAEDALKELATTLKKRCGTGGALKDGIIEIQGDHVELLLAELVKHGFKAKKSGG, from the coding sequence GTGGCCAAAAAAGCCGCATCCTTCGCCGCCCTGGGCGGCCTGGTATTTTCTACCGACGCCGGTCGTCATTGCCCTGATTGCCGTCAACCGGTGGATGCCTGCATCTGCAAACAGACCGCCATCCCTGCCGGTGACGGCATAGCGCGCGTGCGCCGTGAAAGCAAAGGTCGCGGCGGCAAGACGGTGACCACGATCACTGGCGTGCCGTTGGCCGAAGACGCGCTCAAGGAGCTGGCCACCACGTTGAAGAAACGCTGTGGCACCGGTGGTGCGTTGAAAGACGGCATCATCGAGATCCAGGGCGATCACGTCGAGCTGCTGCTGGCGGAACTGGTCAAGCACGGCTTCAAGGCAAAGAAATCCGGCGGCTAG
- a CDS encoding DUF4123 domain-containing protein, which translates to MNAAPLSGSPPQWLLLDVPSAPGAARLVRAQFAKARCFALFENTELHGLREHGPLLVDLRHSPALASLCHLDPGSWPGLLLVSPSPATQLLAHLRRMLTVTLGLHHKALLSYYNPYIASYFFDGCDPQELSCWLGPISLLRWFGGTWADRAIGSQGWQQLSNPGLPVAALEKEHGLSDRQQDQLQRCLLERHAWQWCRSTGCNYQRLWGDLQQGLTLGFTERAVLDDWLWLRLQYPDARPVPGLEGGSQRERFEHLRRRWQGSQD; encoded by the coding sequence ATGAACGCCGCGCCCCTGTCTGGATCACCGCCGCAATGGCTGCTGCTCGACGTACCGAGTGCGCCTGGCGCTGCGCGGCTGGTGCGCGCGCAGTTCGCCAAGGCCCGGTGCTTTGCCTTGTTTGAAAACACCGAGCTGCATGGGCTGCGAGAGCACGGTCCGCTGTTGGTGGATCTGCGCCATTCGCCTGCGCTGGCCAGTCTTTGTCACCTGGACCCAGGTTCCTGGCCGGGGCTGTTGTTGGTCAGCCCATCGCCCGCTACGCAATTGCTGGCGCATCTGCGGCGCATGCTGACGGTGACCCTGGGTCTGCACCACAAAGCTTTGTTGAGCTATTACAACCCGTACATCGCCAGCTATTTCTTCGACGGTTGCGACCCTCAAGAACTCAGTTGCTGGCTGGGCCCGATCAGTTTGTTGCGCTGGTTTGGCGGCACCTGGGCCGACCGGGCGATCGGCAGCCAGGGTTGGCAACAACTGTCCAACCCTGGGCTGCCGGTGGCGGCGCTGGAGAAAGAGCACGGGCTCAGCGACCGGCAGCAGGACCAGTTGCAACGATGCCTGCTGGAGCGTCACGCCTGGCAATGGTGCCGCTCCACCGGATGTAATTACCAGCGGCTCTGGGGGGATTTGCAGCAGGGCCTGACGCTGGGGTTTACCGAGCGGGCGGTGCTCGATGACTGGTTGTGGCTGCGCCTGCAATACCCCGATGCCCGGCCAGTGCCTGGCCTGGAGGGTGGTTCGCAGCGCGAGCGGTTCGAGCATCTGCGCCGGCGCTGGCAGGGCAGCCAGGATTGA